In Ornithorhynchus anatinus isolate Pmale09 chromosome 17, mOrnAna1.pri.v4, whole genome shotgun sequence, the following proteins share a genomic window:
- the LHX1 gene encoding LIM/homeobox protein Lhx1 isoform X1, with protein MVHCAGCKRPILDRFLLNVLDRAWHVKCVQCCECKCNLTEKCFSREGKLYCKNDFFRCFGTKCAGCAQGISPSDLVRRARSKVFHLNCFTCMMCNKQLSTGEELYIIDENKFVCKEDYLSNSSAAKENSLHSATTGSDPSLSPDSQDPSQDDAKDSESANVSDKEAGSNENDDQNLGAKRRGPRTTIKAKQLETLKAAFAATPKPTRHIREQLAQETGLNMRVIQVWFQNRRSKERRMKQLSALGARRHAFFRSPRRMRPLVDRLEPGELIPNGPFSFYGDYQSEYYGPGGNYDFFPQGPPSSQAQTPVDLPFVPSSGPSGTPLGGLEHPLPGHHPSSEAQRFTDILAHPPGDSPSPEPSLPGSLHSMSAEVFGPSPPFSSLSVNGGGSYGNHLSHPPEMNEAAVW; from the exons ATGGTGCACTGTGCCGGCTGCAAAAGGCCCATCCTGGACCGCTTTCTGTTGAACGTGttggacagggcctggcacgtgaAATGCGTCCAGTGCTGTGAATGTAAATGCAACCTGACCGAGAAGTGCTTCTCCCGGGAGGGCAAGCTCTACTGCAAGAACGACTTCTTTCG GTGTTTTGGTACCAAATGTGCGGGATGCGCTCAGGGCATCTCCCCCAGCGACCTGGTGCGGAGGGCGCGGAGCAAAGTTTTCCACCTGAACTGCTTCACCTGCATGATGTGCAACAAACAGCTCTCCACCGGGGAGGAACTCTACATCATCGACGAAAACAAATTCGTCTGCAAAGAGGATTACCTAAGTAACAGCAGCGCCGCCAAAGAGAACAGCCTCCACTCGG CCACCACGGGCAGTGACCCCAGTTTGTCTCCGGATTCTCAAGATCCCTCCCAAGACGATGCCAAGGACTCCGAGAGTGCCAACGTATCGGACAAGGAGGCGGGCAGCAACGAGAACGACGACCAGAACCTGGGAGCCAAGCGGCGCGGCCCAAGGACCACCATCAAGGCCAAGCAGCTGGAGACCCTCAAGGCCGCCTTCGccgccacccccaaacccacgcGGCACATCCGCGAGCAGCTGGCACAGGAGACCGGGCTCAACATGCGGGTCATCCAG GTTTGGTTCCAGAACCGTCGCTCCAAGGAGAGGCGGATGAAGCAGCTGAGCGCCCTGGGAGCCCGGCGCCACGCTTTCTTCCGCAGCCCTCGCAGGATGCGGCCGCTCGTGGATCGGCTGGAGCCGGGAGAGCTCATTCCCAAcggacccttctccttctacgGAG ACTACCAGAGCGAATACTACGGGCCCGGGGGCAACTACGACTTCTTCCCGCAAGGCCCCCCGTCCTCGCAGGCTCAGACCCCCGTGGACCTCCCCTTCGTGCCGTCCTCGGGCCCCTCGGGGACCCCCTTGGGCGGGCTGGAGCACCCCCTCCCCGGTCACCACCCGTCCAGCGAGGCCCAGCGCTTCACCGACATCCTGGCCCACCCGCCGGGGGACTCGCCCAGCCCGGAGCCCAGCTTGCCCGGCTCGCTGCACTCCATGTCGGCCGAGGTCTTCGGCCCCAGCCCGCCCTTCTCCTCGCTGTCCGTCAACGGCGGGGGCAGCTACGGCaaccacctctcccacccccccgaaATGAACGAGGCGGCCGTCTGGTAG
- the LHX1 gene encoding LIM/homeobox protein Lhx1 isoform X2, producing the protein MVHCAGCKRPILDRFLLNVLDRAWHVKCVQCCECKCNLTEKCFSREGKLYCKNDFFRCFGTKCAGCAQGISPSDLVRRARSKVFHLNCFTCMMCNKQLSTGEELYIIDENKFVCKEDYLSNSSAAKENSLHSDPSQDDAKDSESANVSDKEAGSNENDDQNLGAKRRGPRTTIKAKQLETLKAAFAATPKPTRHIREQLAQETGLNMRVIQVWFQNRRSKERRMKQLSALGARRHAFFRSPRRMRPLVDRLEPGELIPNGPFSFYGDYQSEYYGPGGNYDFFPQGPPSSQAQTPVDLPFVPSSGPSGTPLGGLEHPLPGHHPSSEAQRFTDILAHPPGDSPSPEPSLPGSLHSMSAEVFGPSPPFSSLSVNGGGSYGNHLSHPPEMNEAAVW; encoded by the exons ATGGTGCACTGTGCCGGCTGCAAAAGGCCCATCCTGGACCGCTTTCTGTTGAACGTGttggacagggcctggcacgtgaAATGCGTCCAGTGCTGTGAATGTAAATGCAACCTGACCGAGAAGTGCTTCTCCCGGGAGGGCAAGCTCTACTGCAAGAACGACTTCTTTCG GTGTTTTGGTACCAAATGTGCGGGATGCGCTCAGGGCATCTCCCCCAGCGACCTGGTGCGGAGGGCGCGGAGCAAAGTTTTCCACCTGAACTGCTTCACCTGCATGATGTGCAACAAACAGCTCTCCACCGGGGAGGAACTCTACATCATCGACGAAAACAAATTCGTCTGCAAAGAGGATTACCTAAGTAACAGCAGCGCCGCCAAAGAGAACAGCCTCCACTCGG ATCCCTCCCAAGACGATGCCAAGGACTCCGAGAGTGCCAACGTATCGGACAAGGAGGCGGGCAGCAACGAGAACGACGACCAGAACCTGGGAGCCAAGCGGCGCGGCCCAAGGACCACCATCAAGGCCAAGCAGCTGGAGACCCTCAAGGCCGCCTTCGccgccacccccaaacccacgcGGCACATCCGCGAGCAGCTGGCACAGGAGACCGGGCTCAACATGCGGGTCATCCAG GTTTGGTTCCAGAACCGTCGCTCCAAGGAGAGGCGGATGAAGCAGCTGAGCGCCCTGGGAGCCCGGCGCCACGCTTTCTTCCGCAGCCCTCGCAGGATGCGGCCGCTCGTGGATCGGCTGGAGCCGGGAGAGCTCATTCCCAAcggacccttctccttctacgGAG ACTACCAGAGCGAATACTACGGGCCCGGGGGCAACTACGACTTCTTCCCGCAAGGCCCCCCGTCCTCGCAGGCTCAGACCCCCGTGGACCTCCCCTTCGTGCCGTCCTCGGGCCCCTCGGGGACCCCCTTGGGCGGGCTGGAGCACCCCCTCCCCGGTCACCACCCGTCCAGCGAGGCCCAGCGCTTCACCGACATCCTGGCCCACCCGCCGGGGGACTCGCCCAGCCCGGAGCCCAGCTTGCCCGGCTCGCTGCACTCCATGTCGGCCGAGGTCTTCGGCCCCAGCCCGCCCTTCTCCTCGCTGTCCGTCAACGGCGGGGGCAGCTACGGCaaccacctctcccacccccccgaaATGAACGAGGCGGCCGTCTGGTAG